One Amycolatopsis sp. NBC_00355 genomic window carries:
- a CDS encoding cytochrome P450 produces MSTDSAHAGDDQAGLPPYPFPNPTALQPPPEWARLRARCPVARIELASGDEALLLTRYDDVRTMLSDPRFSRQLDADDASRVSDSDDGGVFSRPSASTGTEVATDEPAASMLGGPGHRRWRRLVGKAFTVKRVQALRPGMTELAEQLITDMVEAGAPADIGPALGFPLPVFVICDLLGVPREDRGRFAHWSDTMLNMTRFTQDEIDRSGREFHQYMTELVAAKLSAPGDDLLSDLAADMTAAELVMTGQGLLIAGHETTATMIGKMVAMLLADREHRWERLPADPSLVPSAVEEALRFDANPGFGMPRYVSEETVIGGTVLPRGTTVVCSMASGNRDTDAFDGAGDMDLARRPNPHLAFGAGPHSCVGQQLARVELQTVLEVLLRRLPTLELVEDAADLRARQGLIVGGIDRVLVRW; encoded by the coding sequence ATGTCCACCGACAGCGCGCACGCAGGTGACGACCAGGCCGGACTGCCGCCCTACCCGTTCCCGAACCCCACCGCGCTGCAGCCGCCGCCGGAATGGGCCCGGCTGCGGGCGCGGTGCCCGGTGGCACGCATCGAACTCGCCAGCGGTGACGAAGCGCTGCTGCTGACCCGTTACGACGACGTCCGGACGATGCTTTCGGACCCCCGGTTCAGCCGTCAGCTCGACGCCGACGACGCCTCCCGAGTCTCCGACAGCGACGACGGCGGGGTGTTCAGCCGGCCCTCGGCGTCGACCGGCACCGAAGTGGCCACGGACGAGCCGGCGGCGTCGATGCTCGGCGGTCCCGGGCACCGGCGCTGGCGGCGACTCGTCGGGAAAGCGTTCACCGTCAAGCGGGTGCAGGCGCTGCGGCCGGGCATGACGGAACTGGCCGAACAGCTGATCACGGACATGGTCGAAGCCGGTGCGCCCGCCGACATCGGCCCCGCGCTGGGATTCCCGCTGCCGGTGTTCGTGATCTGCGACCTGCTCGGCGTCCCGAGGGAAGACCGGGGCCGGTTCGCGCACTGGTCCGACACGATGCTGAACATGACCCGGTTCACCCAGGACGAGATCGACCGGTCGGGCCGGGAGTTCCACCAGTACATGACGGAGCTGGTCGCCGCCAAGCTGTCCGCGCCCGGTGACGACCTGCTGAGCGACCTCGCCGCCGACATGACCGCGGCCGAGCTGGTCATGACCGGGCAGGGCCTGCTCATCGCCGGCCACGAGACCACCGCCACCATGATCGGCAAGATGGTCGCGATGCTGCTGGCGGACCGCGAGCACCGCTGGGAGCGGCTGCCGGCCGACCCGTCCCTGGTGCCCTCGGCCGTCGAGGAGGCGCTGCGGTTCGACGCCAACCCCGGGTTCGGGATGCCGCGCTACGTCTCCGAAGAGACCGTGATCGGCGGCACCGTCCTGCCGCGCGGCACGACCGTGGTGTGCAGCATGGCCTCGGGCAACCGCGACACCGACGCGTTCGACGGCGCCGGCGACATGGACCTCGCCCGCCGGCCCAACCCGCACCTGGCCTTCGGTGCCGGGCCGCACTCGTGCGTCGGCCAGCAACTCGCGCGAGTCGAGCTGCAGACCGTCCTGGAAGTGCTGCTGCGCCGCCTGCCCACCCTCGAACTCGTCGAGGACGCCGCGGATCTGCGCGCCCGGCAGGGCCTGATCGTCGGCGGCATCGACCGGGTCCTGGTGCGGTGGTGA
- a CDS encoding MarR family winged helix-turn-helix transcriptional regulator — MDEGLADLLHRVVMLLGDAARRRTDGRDGLTYSQIRLLGTLEDIEPATQHRLAQALSVSDPAISRALRSLEADGLVQVVVDPAHARRRLVTLTETGRKAFHVNGKPLYDEFRAGLVAAGFPYERYLEDTLRLAELLESD, encoded by the coding sequence GTGGACGAAGGACTCGCAGACTTGCTGCACCGCGTGGTCATGCTGCTGGGCGACGCGGCCCGGCGGCGCACCGACGGCCGGGACGGCCTGACCTACAGCCAGATACGGCTGCTCGGCACACTGGAGGACATCGAACCGGCGACGCAGCATCGCCTGGCGCAGGCGCTGTCGGTGTCGGACCCGGCGATCAGCCGGGCTCTGCGGTCCCTCGAGGCGGACGGCCTGGTGCAGGTCGTCGTCGACCCCGCCCACGCGCGGCGGCGACTGGTCACGCTCACCGAAACCGGCCGCAAAGCCTTCCACGTCAACGGGAAACCGCTCTACGACGAGTTCCGCGCCGGCCTCGTCGCCGCCGGGTTCCCCTACGAGCGCTACCTCGAAGACACCCTTCGGCTGGCCGAGCTCCTCGAATCCGACTGA
- a CDS encoding TetR family transcriptional regulator — MAKQDDLWTRSRKAAYAEITRVAMNLFLEQGFDGTTIDQIAATAGISRRSFFRYFGTKEDIVLGDLADQGALVREILESIPLSVPPREALREALWRVDGEGMQSEVALKIAKMMYETPSLRARSIEKHLQWQEQLVPNIRLRLGVAADDVTDPAADAIVASAIACLDVAGQIWANADGALDLAELYDRAVRAVGNPG; from the coding sequence ATGGCCAAGCAGGACGACCTCTGGACCCGATCGCGCAAGGCGGCATACGCGGAGATCACGCGCGTCGCCATGAACTTGTTCCTCGAGCAGGGGTTCGACGGGACGACGATCGATCAGATCGCGGCGACCGCGGGCATCTCGCGGCGTTCGTTCTTCCGCTATTTCGGGACGAAGGAGGACATCGTCCTCGGCGACCTGGCGGACCAAGGCGCGCTCGTGCGCGAGATCCTGGAAAGCATCCCCTTGTCGGTGCCGCCCCGGGAGGCGTTGCGCGAAGCGCTCTGGCGCGTCGACGGCGAAGGAATGCAGTCCGAGGTGGCGCTCAAGATCGCCAAGATGATGTACGAGACCCCGTCACTGAGGGCGCGCAGCATCGAGAAGCACCTCCAGTGGCAGGAGCAGCTCGTCCCGAACATCCGGCTGCGGCTCGGCGTCGCGGCCGACGACGTGACCGACCCGGCGGCCGACGCGATCGTCGCCAGCGCCATCGCCTGCCTCGACGTCGCGGGCCAGATCTGGGCGAACGCCGACGGCGCGCTCGACCTCGCCGAGCTCTACGACCGCGCGGTGCGCGCCGTGGGAAACCCCGGCTGA
- a CDS encoding SDR family NAD(P)-dependent oxidoreductase yields the protein MPRPDYRSQTVIVTGASSGIGASFAHALAARGANLILVARRLDRLRELASELESKHRVAAMAIALDLTSPAVGAELKAAVAGAGLTATSLINNAGFGTFGEFAGEDPVRLTQEIAVDVAAPVQLSSAFLPDIVAAQGFLINVASMAAYTPTPRMAVYGATKAFVLSFTESLWAELRGSGVTAFALSPGATSTEFNAVVGTDDATAGAKARTPEDVVATALSHLESRNPGPSVIDGRSNRLGASIGRLVPRRASVTMMHRLTDPARRGGAKKRASA from the coding sequence ATGCCGCGACCGGACTACCGCAGCCAGACCGTCATCGTCACCGGGGCCAGTTCCGGCATCGGCGCCTCGTTCGCGCACGCCCTCGCCGCCCGGGGCGCGAACCTGATCCTGGTGGCGCGCCGGCTCGACCGCCTTCGAGAGCTGGCTTCGGAACTGGAGAGCAAGCACCGGGTCGCCGCGATGGCGATCGCGCTCGACCTCACCTCGCCCGCCGTCGGCGCCGAGCTGAAAGCGGCGGTGGCCGGCGCCGGTCTCACGGCGACCAGCCTGATCAACAACGCCGGGTTCGGCACATTCGGCGAGTTCGCCGGCGAAGACCCGGTCCGCCTGACCCAGGAGATCGCGGTGGACGTCGCCGCCCCGGTGCAGCTGAGCTCCGCGTTTCTCCCGGACATCGTTGCGGCGCAAGGTTTCCTGATCAACGTCGCCAGCATGGCCGCCTACACGCCGACCCCGCGGATGGCCGTCTACGGCGCGACGAAGGCGTTCGTCCTCAGCTTCACCGAATCCCTCTGGGCCGAGCTGCGCGGCAGCGGGGTCACCGCGTTCGCGCTGTCCCCGGGGGCGACGAGCACCGAGTTCAACGCCGTCGTCGGCACCGACGACGCCACCGCGGGAGCCAAGGCGCGCACCCCCGAGGACGTCGTCGCCACCGCGCTGTCCCACCTCGAGAGCCGCAACCCCGGCCCGAGCGTCATCGACGGCCGATCGAACCGCCTGGGCGCGAGCATCGGCCGCCTGGTGCCCCGGCGGGCGAGCGTCACCATGATGCACCGGCTGACCGACCCGGCCCGCCGGGGCGGCGCGAAGAAGCGGGCAAGCGCTTAA
- a CDS encoding TetR/AcrR family transcriptional regulator, which produces MTGGRSAATRARLLATAERLIAEDGVAQVSSRRLGQEAGQANNSAVAYHVGTMAEVILAVLREHGEAMDRIRATMVAAAEGSTRLRDHVAALVLPTTLHLADLGVPSYYARFAAHVVSDPVLRAPAMAVTTSTPVMQRAMRAVAAHAGDATDPAILTRSAMARHAIVHTCAEREAELAAAGDSSGIPGWAETGEILVDGITALLTTPPRSDG; this is translated from the coding sequence GTGACGGGCGGGAGGTCGGCGGCCACCCGGGCGCGGCTGCTGGCGACGGCGGAACGGCTGATCGCCGAGGACGGCGTCGCGCAGGTGTCGAGCCGGCGCCTGGGCCAGGAAGCCGGACAGGCCAACAACTCCGCGGTCGCCTACCACGTCGGCACGATGGCGGAGGTGATCCTCGCGGTGCTGCGCGAACACGGCGAAGCGATGGACCGCATCCGGGCCACGATGGTGGCCGCGGCCGAGGGTTCGACGCGGCTGCGTGACCACGTGGCCGCGCTGGTGCTGCCCACTACCCTGCACCTCGCCGACCTCGGCGTCCCGAGCTACTACGCCCGCTTCGCCGCCCACGTCGTCAGCGATCCGGTCCTGCGCGCGCCGGCGATGGCGGTGACCACCTCGACACCCGTGATGCAGCGCGCGATGCGCGCGGTCGCCGCCCACGCCGGCGACGCCACGGATCCCGCGATCCTCACCCGCTCGGCGATGGCCCGGCACGCGATCGTCCACACCTGCGCCGAACGGGAGGCCGAACTGGCCGCCGCGGGAGACTCCTCCGGCATCCCCGGCTGGGCCGAGACCGGCGAGATCCTCGTCGACGGCATCACAGCCCTGCTGACCACACCGCCCCGGTCCGACGGTTAA